One window from the genome of Phycisphaerales bacterium encodes:
- a CDS encoding membrane dipeptidase, giving the protein MSKQEPPRSGGVPKWFDAHLDLAYLAVLGRDMLADPASAGGPDLPGCVTLPSLRDGGVTACLGTVFTELGAEHAAGYKDAECAHRAGLRQIEVYQAWEQGGQVELLLSGGSQRPPRSGGVPSAIKSPDIGILVEGADPISDPDELSWWVEQGVVAVGLAWAKGSRYAGGNTQQEGLTDIGRALIAEMDRLDVTHDVSHLSDRAFAELMDLARGSVMASHSNCRALIDEDGQGPTQRHLTDAQIRAVVQRGGMIGLNLYSPFLIRGGRRDRRATISEAVDHVEHVCMMAGGRSNVGLGSDMDGGFSAAKLPEGIDLPRDLVRLAEELARRGWSDADIQAFAWGNWARFWGIP; this is encoded by the coding sequence ATGAGCAAGCAAGAGCCGCCGCGGAGCGGCGGGGTACCCAAGTGGTTTGATGCGCACCTCGACCTCGCGTACCTCGCCGTGCTCGGGCGTGACATGCTCGCAGATCCGGCGAGCGCGGGTGGGCCGGACCTGCCGGGGTGCGTGACGCTGCCGTCGCTGCGCGATGGGGGAGTCACTGCGTGCCTGGGGACGGTGTTCACCGAGCTCGGGGCGGAGCACGCGGCGGGGTACAAGGACGCGGAGTGCGCGCACCGCGCGGGGCTCCGGCAGATCGAGGTGTATCAGGCTTGGGAGCAGGGTGGGCAGGTGGAGCTGCTGTTGTCGGGCGGTTCACAAAGACCGCCGCGGAGCGGCGGGGTACCCAGTGCGATCAAGTCGCCTGACATCGGCATCCTCGTCGAGGGCGCGGACCCGATCAGCGATCCGGACGAGCTGTCGTGGTGGGTGGAGCAGGGCGTGGTCGCGGTGGGGCTCGCGTGGGCGAAGGGCTCGCGGTACGCGGGGGGCAACACGCAGCAGGAGGGGCTCACCGATATCGGGCGGGCCCTGATCGCGGAGATGGACCGCCTCGACGTGACGCACGACGTGTCGCACCTGTCGGACCGCGCGTTCGCCGAGTTGATGGACCTCGCCCGCGGGTCGGTGATGGCGAGCCACAGCAACTGCCGCGCGTTGATCGATGAGGATGGACAGGGGCCGACGCAGCGGCACCTCACCGACGCCCAGATCAGGGCCGTGGTGCAGCGCGGCGGCATGATCGGCCTGAACCTTTATTCACCCTTCCTGATCCGCGGCGGGCGGCGCGACCGGCGGGCGACCATCTCCGAAGCCGTCGACCATGTGGAGCACGTGTGCATGATGGCCGGGGGCCGGTCCAACGTCGGGCTGGGCAGCGACATGGACGGGGGGTTCAGCGCCGCCAAGTTGCCCGAGGGCATCGACTTACCGCGCGACCTCGTCAGGCTCGCCGAGGAGCTGGCCCGGCGCGGCTGGTCCGACGCCGACATTCAGGCGTTTGCCTGGGGCAACTGGGCGCGGTTCTGGGGAATCCCGTGA
- a CDS encoding putative sulfate exporter family transporter, which translates to MSIAPTQPAKPAPLPVPLWRKVLFIGAAAAVVTPWRLLPEPLSRVGEVMSPQAALIAGIVLALAGLTAFEGQSKKLSRVLIQVCVVLLGLRLDLRDMWAELTHGGLLAIATVFGTLAVGLLLGRLLSTGREVSLLVSSGTAICGGSAIAAVGSSIGASSSAMAVSTAAIFVLNAVGLFVLPAVGHHFGLTDQQFGAWAGISLHDIASVAGAGKAYVGSDGGGAAADTAMIVKLTRVIWITPIALGARALIARSQAAAGVPGTKAPFPWFIIGFLAASAVRTFVPEVADHEKTIGVVAGHGFQLALFLIGAGLSVKALKTVGWRALVQAAALWVIVSAVSLWAVRATQ; encoded by the coding sequence GTGAGCATTGCCCCGACACAGCCCGCGAAGCCCGCACCGCTGCCCGTTCCGCTCTGGCGGAAGGTGCTGTTCATCGGCGCCGCCGCGGCGGTTGTCACGCCCTGGCGGCTGCTGCCCGAGCCGCTCTCGCGCGTGGGCGAGGTCATGTCGCCGCAGGCGGCGCTGATCGCCGGCATCGTGCTCGCCCTCGCGGGGCTCACGGCCTTCGAGGGCCAGAGCAAAAAGCTGTCGCGCGTGCTCATCCAGGTCTGCGTCGTGCTGCTCGGCCTGCGGCTGGACCTGCGCGACATGTGGGCGGAGCTGACGCACGGAGGGCTGCTGGCCATCGCCACCGTGTTTGGCACGCTCGCGGTCGGCCTGCTGCTGGGGCGGCTCCTGAGCACCGGGCGCGAGGTGTCGCTGCTGGTGTCCTCTGGCACCGCCATCTGCGGCGGCTCGGCCATCGCGGCCGTGGGGTCGTCGATCGGCGCGAGCAGCTCAGCGATGGCGGTGTCGACCGCGGCCATCTTCGTGCTCAACGCGGTGGGGCTGTTCGTGCTGCCCGCGGTGGGGCACCACTTCGGCCTGACCGATCAGCAGTTCGGCGCGTGGGCGGGCATCTCGCTGCACGACATCGCGTCGGTCGCCGGCGCCGGCAAGGCGTACGTGGGCAGCGACGGCGGCGGGGCCGCGGCGGACACCGCCATGATTGTCAAGCTGACGCGGGTGATTTGGATTACGCCCATTGCGCTGGGGGCGCGGGCGTTGATCGCGCGGTCGCAGGCCGCGGCGGGCGTTCCCGGGACGAAGGCGCCCTTCCCGTGGTTCATCATCGGGTTCCTGGCGGCGAGCGCGGTGCGGACCTTCGTGCCAGAGGTCGCCGATCACGAGAAGACGATCGGCGTGGTGGCGGGGCACGGCTTCCAGCTCGCGCTGTTCCTCATCGGAGCGGGGCTGAGCGTGAAGGCGCTGAAGACGGTGGGGTGGCGGGCCCTTGTGCAGGCCGCGGCGCTGTGGGTGATCGTGTCGGCGGTAAGCCTGTGGGCGGTGAGGGCGACGCAATGA
- a CDS encoding aminotransferase class V-fold PLP-dependent enzyme, whose translation MSTTSTPTTTPIRSLPRPSAFAEHWAHDPSIVFLNHGSFGGTPRAVMAAQTAYRERLEREPVDFFVNQHWGLMDDSRRALGGFVHARWDCIAPVYNATIGVATALHNLHLMPGDEVLTNTHEYPACQNNLRAIAAKAGAKVVVAEIPFPISSPGQALDAILSRVTDKTKAVLVSHVTSPTGLVLPVEPLVEELNRRGIASIVDGAHAPGMVAALNLQRMNPTCYTANLHKWVCSPKGSAFLYVRPELRDDVRPVILSNNAEKPRPGRAQFLTEFDYVGTSDYTMFYAVKDAIGLMSSLLPGGFAEVMRRNRELVLKGREVLCRAVGMEPPAPDSMIGSICTLVLPLFDAARMERLRQRPSRYHDALQDALLEKHRIQVPVWGLAGKPERFIRISAQLYNSVEQYEYLAAALKEELALEARI comes from the coding sequence GTGAGCACCACCAGCACGCCCACCACCACGCCCATCCGTTCGCTCCCCCGCCCATCTGCGTTCGCCGAGCATTGGGCCCACGACCCGTCGATCGTGTTCCTCAACCACGGCAGCTTCGGCGGCACGCCGCGGGCGGTGATGGCGGCGCAGACCGCGTACCGCGAGCGGCTGGAGCGGGAGCCGGTGGACTTTTTCGTCAACCAGCATTGGGGGCTGATGGACGACTCGCGCCGGGCGCTGGGCGGGTTCGTGCACGCCCGCTGGGACTGCATCGCGCCCGTGTACAACGCCACGATCGGCGTCGCGACGGCCCTCCACAACCTCCACCTGATGCCGGGCGACGAGGTGCTCACCAACACGCACGAGTACCCCGCGTGCCAGAACAACCTGCGGGCCATCGCCGCGAAGGCCGGGGCGAAGGTTGTTGTCGCCGAGATCCCGTTCCCGATCTCCAGCCCGGGGCAGGCGCTGGACGCGATCCTGTCGCGCGTGACGGACAAGACCAAGGCGGTGCTGGTGTCGCACGTGACCAGCCCGACGGGGCTGGTGCTGCCGGTGGAGCCGCTCGTCGAGGAGCTCAACCGGCGCGGCATCGCGTCGATCGTCGACGGGGCGCACGCGCCGGGCATGGTGGCGGCCCTCAACCTCCAGCGCATGAACCCAACGTGCTACACGGCGAATCTGCACAAGTGGGTGTGCTCGCCCAAGGGCTCGGCGTTCCTGTACGTGCGGCCCGAGCTGCGCGACGACGTGCGGCCGGTGATCCTGAGCAACAACGCCGAGAAGCCGCGGCCGGGGCGGGCGCAGTTCCTGACCGAGTTCGACTACGTGGGCACCAGCGATTACACGATGTTCTACGCGGTCAAGGACGCGATTGGCCTCATGTCCTCCCTTCTGCCGGGCGGGTTCGCGGAGGTGATGCGGCGGAACCGGGAGCTGGTGCTCAAGGGGCGCGAGGTCCTGTGCCGCGCGGTGGGGATGGAGCCGCCGGCGCCGGACTCGATGATCGGGTCGATCTGCACGCTGGTGCTGCCGTTGTTCGACGCCGCCCGCATGGAGCGGCTGAGGCAGCGGCCGAGCAGGTACCACGACGCGCTGCAGGATGCGCTGCTGGAGAAGCACCGCATCCAGGTGCCGGTGTGGGGGCTGGCGGGCAAGCCCGAGCGGTTCATCAGGATCTCGGCGCAGCTGTACAACTCGGTGGAGCAGTACGAGTACCTCGCGGCGGCGCTGAAGGAAGAGCTTGCGCTTGAGGCACGGATCTGA
- a CDS encoding cysteine dioxygenase family protein — protein MSATSPTAPSKDACKATSVCEKLRPIIAYLDSLSGRADLKVLEGMLQKLDITIEDIRSNCIFGERGYKRNTISRSEWYELLALCWHSGDRTPIHDHQGVSCAFKVVHGTGTEIRFRPTPSGLICPAATIEMRPGYICSADDADIHEVANFQGPGQDLVTLHIYSPPIKKMNVYSFTCPAPQECADAYKDTPC, from the coding sequence ATGTCCGCCACATCCCCCACTGCTCCCAGCAAGGATGCGTGTAAAGCCACGTCGGTGTGCGAGAAGCTGCGGCCCATCATCGCGTACCTCGATTCGCTGAGCGGGCGGGCGGACCTGAAGGTGCTGGAGGGGATGCTCCAGAAGCTGGATATCACGATCGAGGACATTCGGTCCAACTGCATCTTCGGCGAGCGGGGCTACAAGCGGAACACGATCTCGCGGTCGGAGTGGTATGAGCTGCTGGCGCTGTGCTGGCACAGCGGGGACCGCACGCCGATCCATGACCATCAGGGCGTGAGCTGCGCGTTCAAGGTGGTGCACGGGACAGGGACGGAGATCCGGTTCCGGCCGACGCCGAGCGGGCTGATCTGTCCGGCGGCGACGATCGAGATGCGGCCGGGGTACATCTGCTCGGCGGATGACGCGGACATCCATGAAGTGGCGAACTTCCAGGGGCCGGGGCAGGACCTGGTGACGCTGCACATCTACTCGCCGCCGATCAAGAAGATGAACGTGTACAGCTTCACGTGCCCGGCGCCGCAGGAGTGTGCGGATGCTTATAAGGACACGCCGTGCTGA
- a CDS encoding ChaN family lipoprotein produces the protein MRLLTSLLLVVSTLLAACASSKPARRPLSQPAHPITDPRSLPIFNASTGDPASWSDLVTACRDADFILLGENHGHPIGLPFAAALWTDTLADSPKAALAFEFFERDEQPRVDEYLLGLVDEPTFRKRTQRTASNYPPEHRAMLEATKDAGRPVIAANAPRPLVRLARLQGLDRLRSLPPSLAPLVRIPDSLPDGRYRDDFIKLMTGQPLGPDAATDPATDPATEPTPPDAEALARAESMFLSQSVWDWTMADSVARALDEGHRPVALVVGRFHVDHHGGLVQALAHLKPDAKIVIITTIDDHADQLLQSDRHRATFVVYVGSAMSPK, from the coding sequence ATGCGCCTGTTGACCAGCCTGCTCCTTGTGGTGTCCACCCTCCTCGCCGCTTGTGCCAGCAGCAAGCCCGCCCGCCGACCTCTCTCCCAACCCGCGCACCCAATCACCGACCCCAGGTCCCTCCCCATCTTCAACGCCTCCACCGGCGACCCCGCCTCCTGGTCCGACCTCGTCACCGCCTGCCGCGACGCCGACTTCATCCTCCTCGGCGAGAACCACGGCCACCCCATCGGCCTCCCCTTCGCCGCCGCCCTCTGGACCGACACCCTCGCCGACTCCCCCAAGGCCGCGCTCGCGTTCGAGTTCTTCGAGCGCGACGAGCAGCCCCGCGTCGACGAGTACCTCCTCGGCCTCGTCGACGAGCCCACCTTCCGCAAACGCACCCAGCGCACCGCGAGCAACTACCCGCCCGAGCACCGCGCCATGCTCGAGGCCACCAAGGACGCCGGCCGCCCCGTCATCGCCGCCAACGCCCCCCGCCCCCTCGTCCGCCTCGCCCGCCTCCAGGGCCTCGACCGCCTCCGCTCACTCCCGCCCTCGCTCGCGCCCCTGGTCCGCATTCCCGACTCGCTCCCCGACGGCCGCTACCGCGACGACTTCATCAAGCTCATGACCGGCCAGCCGCTCGGACCAGACGCCGCGACCGACCCCGCTACTGACCCCGCCACGGAACCCACCCCGCCAGACGCCGAGGCCCTCGCCCGCGCGGAGTCCATGTTCCTCTCCCAATCGGTCTGGGACTGGACCATGGCCGACTCTGTCGCCCGCGCCCTTGACGAAGGCCACCGCCCCGTCGCCCTCGTCGTCGGCCGCTTCCACGTCGACCACCACGGCGGCCTCGTCCAGGCCCTCGCGCACCTCAAGCCCGACGCCAAAATCGTCATCATCACCACCATCGACGACCACGCCGACCAACTCCTCCAGTCCGACCGCCACCGCGCCACCTTCGTCGTCTACGTCGGCTCGGCCATGTCACCCAAGTAG
- a CDS encoding aminotransferase class V-fold PLP-dependent enzyme, producing the protein MSTAVEAAPTTQVRTMPITEAGTVPAAIPFPAGHSKDLWSIDPSLTFLNHGSYGAVPKAAAKAQAALRERVERDPVRFYKSDLEGLLDEMRQKLGAFLNCRAADIAPCANATYALCHILYATPLKAGDEVLITDHEYSSLTNELERICAKTGAKVVKAAVPFPIQSPEQVAEAFLSCVTNRTRIAFISHITSGSSLVFPVAPIVKEFNARGIDIVVDGAHSPGHIPVDIAALKPTYFVTSGHKWLCGPKGTGFVYVRPDKQATFRPVCLSSRANKVRPERALFLRDFDYQGTDDYSCNLTVPHSIAAVGSMLPGGWPAVMRHNHELVMAGRKVVCDLLGMTPPAPESMIGSMATLLIPEPAAELLTRPTCYDDALQDELYNNHRIVVPIWRLNDNRRVVRISAHLYNTLDQYEKLGHALAEELAREQRWKATG; encoded by the coding sequence ATGTCCACCGCTGTCGAAGCCGCCCCCACTACCCAGGTCCGAACCATGCCGATCACCGAAGCGGGCACCGTCCCGGCCGCGATTCCGTTTCCTGCGGGTCACTCGAAGGACCTGTGGTCGATCGACCCGTCGCTGACGTTCCTGAACCACGGGAGCTATGGGGCGGTGCCGAAGGCCGCGGCGAAGGCGCAGGCGGCGCTGCGGGAGCGGGTAGAGCGCGACCCGGTGCGGTTCTACAAGAGCGACCTCGAGGGGCTGCTGGACGAGATGCGGCAGAAGCTGGGGGCGTTCCTCAACTGCCGCGCGGCGGACATCGCCCCCTGCGCGAACGCGACGTACGCCCTGTGCCACATCCTGTACGCGACGCCGCTGAAGGCGGGCGACGAGGTGCTGATCACGGACCATGAGTACTCGTCGCTGACGAACGAGCTGGAGCGGATCTGCGCGAAGACGGGGGCGAAGGTCGTGAAGGCCGCGGTTCCGTTCCCGATCCAGAGCCCCGAGCAAGTGGCGGAGGCGTTCCTGTCGTGCGTGACGAACCGCACGCGGATCGCGTTCATCAGCCATATCACGAGCGGGTCGTCGCTGGTGTTCCCGGTGGCCCCGATTGTCAAGGAGTTCAACGCCCGCGGGATCGACATCGTGGTGGATGGGGCGCACTCGCCGGGGCACATCCCGGTGGACATCGCGGCCCTCAAGCCCACGTACTTCGTGACCAGCGGGCACAAGTGGCTGTGCGGGCCGAAGGGGACGGGGTTTGTGTACGTGCGGCCGGACAAGCAGGCGACGTTCCGGCCGGTGTGCCTGTCGAGCCGTGCGAACAAGGTGCGGCCGGAGCGGGCGCTGTTCCTGCGGGACTTTGATTACCAGGGGACGGACGACTACTCGTGCAACCTGACGGTGCCGCACTCGATCGCGGCCGTGGGGTCGATGCTGCCGGGCGGGTGGCCGGCGGTGATGCGGCACAACCACGAGCTGGTGATGGCGGGGCGGAAGGTGGTGTGCGACCTGCTGGGGATGACCCCGCCGGCGCCCGAGAGCATGATCGGGAGCATGGCGACGCTGCTGATCCCCGAGCCGGCGGCGGAGCTGCTGACGCGTCCGACGTGCTACGACGATGCCCTGCAGGACGAGCTGTACAACAACCACCGGATTGTCGTGCCCATCTGGCGGCTGAACGACAACCGGCGGGTGGTGCGGATTTCGGCGCACTTGTACAACACGCTGGACCAGTACGAGAAGCTGGGGCACGCCCTGGCGGAGGAGCTGGCGCGGGAGCAGCGGTGGAAGGCGACGGGTTGA
- a CDS encoding NfeD family protein — protein sequence MESLLIWGVVLIAAGLLLIFAELFLPTGGLLGVIAAGCALAGVVCMFQVSTMWGAVSLLVVAVLAPMTIAFALKIWPSTPMGRRILGVPDEEELERQRAAQEEQRKLREAIIGTEGKVLVDLRPIGVVEVGGKKYDAMSEIAFCPAGSRIKVTGIGSGDELRVRPVV from the coding sequence ATGGAGTCTTTGCTGATCTGGGGCGTGGTGCTGATCGCGGCGGGGCTGCTGCTGATTTTCGCCGAGCTGTTCCTGCCGACGGGCGGGCTGCTGGGGGTGATCGCGGCGGGGTGCGCGCTGGCGGGCGTCGTGTGCATGTTCCAGGTGAGCACGATGTGGGGTGCGGTGTCGCTGCTGGTGGTGGCGGTGCTGGCGCCGATGACGATCGCGTTTGCGCTGAAGATCTGGCCGAGCACGCCGATGGGGCGGCGGATATTGGGCGTGCCTGACGAAGAGGAGCTCGAGCGGCAGCGGGCGGCGCAGGAGGAGCAGCGGAAGCTGCGCGAGGCGATCATCGGGACGGAGGGGAAGGTGCTGGTGGACCTGCGGCCGATCGGGGTGGTTGAGGTCGGGGGCAAGAAGTATGACGCGATGAGCGAGATCGCGTTCTGCCCGGCGGGCTCGCGGATCAAGGTGACGGGGATTGGGTCGGGGGATGAGCTGCGGGTGCGGCCGGTGGTGTGA
- a CDS encoding DUF3800 domain-containing protein, with amino-acid sequence MTEWTVACQIRRPGLSWLFLDESGHDHRTMPYEVRGGIAVHASKLWPLIQSVRMLEQSVFGTYLQEHGTEIKGAKLLDKDRFKWCRQGPMLDDAARRKHALNFLNSKNQGRTPRRDEFTAYGQACIRMVDGLIAILRGHEVRLFASMIPCMKRPIDARTDVPRKDFVFLLERYFYFLEEQRQSGLIVMDGTDKQADREFVRRMGLYFSGTVTGKQRTKWVVPVPLFVESDMAYGVQIADLCIYCLNWGYRTKRMDGTVRPEVRDFVWLMEPLIWKGTGYRSGVGGTETYETASVIFVPDPYGSRSDQK; translated from the coding sequence TTGACGGAGTGGACCGTTGCCTGCCAAATCAGGAGACCGGGACTGAGCTGGCTGTTCCTGGATGAGAGTGGACACGACCACCGCACCATGCCCTACGAAGTGCGGGGCGGAATTGCCGTGCATGCATCCAAGCTGTGGCCGCTCATCCAATCTGTTCGGATGCTCGAGCAATCCGTTTTCGGTACATACCTCCAGGAGCACGGCACCGAGATCAAGGGTGCCAAGCTGCTCGATAAGGACCGGTTCAAGTGGTGCCGACAGGGGCCGATGCTTGACGACGCGGCGCGTCGCAAGCACGCGCTGAACTTCCTGAACTCAAAGAACCAGGGTCGAACGCCCAGACGCGACGAGTTCACCGCGTATGGGCAGGCCTGCATTCGCATGGTTGACGGCCTCATCGCCATCCTCCGCGGACACGAAGTTCGGCTGTTTGCATCCATGATCCCGTGCATGAAGCGCCCGATAGACGCCCGCACCGATGTGCCTAGAAAAGACTTCGTCTTCCTCCTCGAACGCTACTTCTACTTCCTCGAGGAGCAGCGTCAATCAGGGCTGATTGTCATGGACGGCACCGATAAACAGGCCGACCGCGAGTTCGTGCGTCGCATGGGCCTGTACTTCAGCGGGACCGTCACTGGTAAGCAGCGAACGAAGTGGGTCGTGCCGGTCCCGCTTTTTGTCGAATCTGACATGGCCTATGGCGTGCAGATCGCGGACTTATGCATCTACTGCCTTAACTGGGGTTATCGCACGAAGCGAATGGACGGCACCGTGAGGCCCGAAGTACGGGACTTCGTGTGGCTGATGGAGCCGTTGATCTGGAAAGGCACTGGTTATCGGTCGGGAGTAGGTGGGACCGAAACCTACGAGACCGCGAGTGTCATCTTTGTGCCTGATCCGTACGGATCGCGCTCCGACCAAAAATGA
- a CDS encoding AbgT family transporter — MADINGTGKRGFLDRALTTIEWLGNKLPDPIFLFIGATVLVMALSALGSAMEWTVQPVKPQVVTETVDGVARAVRNEDGKPMLELVPTGTPIGPRSLLTGEGVYWLISNMVRNFINFAPLGVVLVCMLGIGVAEKVGMFVALMRYLAGIVPSAALTPMMVFLGVMSHVASDAGYIILPPLAGALYAAVGRPPLAGIAAAFAGVAGGFSANLLISSTDALVAPLTERGARMLDANYSVLVTCNWFFLAASAFLLTLAGWVVTAKLVEPRLKAQAEARAAAVASAGAEAEVESQQLGAPEKRGLRAAAIAAVVTLAGLASLMFAPGAPLSGTMPAPAPAFGPIPVRPAATEGTFTKAGDAPEGQRSIPGSFAVKPGTTLEAEGPEGQRGTFRVKSGDELTGTFDQGPAAQPRWSQAIVPFILIAFVVPAIAYGITTGAIKKHSDITKGFVHAMTSMAPVIAMAFFAAQFIECFRYSQLDAMIANAGGKALAAAALPAPVMLVALVLLIVVVDLLIASMSAKWTALAPILVPMMMMAGISPELTQAAYRVGDSVANIVTPLNSYIIVILAAVQRYRKDAGIGNLIAIMLPYSVSFFVVWTGFLLLWVALDIPLGPGAPLWYTPGQ, encoded by the coding sequence ATGGCTGACATCAACGGCACCGGCAAGCGCGGGTTTCTGGATCGTGCGCTGACGACCATCGAGTGGCTTGGAAACAAGCTGCCCGATCCGATCTTTCTGTTCATCGGGGCGACGGTGCTGGTGATGGCGTTGTCAGCGCTGGGGTCCGCGATGGAGTGGACCGTGCAGCCGGTGAAGCCGCAGGTGGTGACGGAGACGGTTGACGGCGTCGCCCGGGCGGTCCGCAACGAGGACGGCAAGCCGATGCTCGAGCTGGTGCCCACGGGCACGCCGATCGGGCCGCGGAGCCTGCTGACTGGCGAGGGGGTGTACTGGCTGATCTCAAACATGGTGCGGAACTTCATCAACTTTGCGCCCCTTGGCGTGGTGCTGGTGTGCATGCTGGGGATCGGCGTTGCGGAGAAGGTGGGGATGTTCGTGGCGCTGATGCGCTACCTGGCGGGGATCGTGCCGAGCGCGGCGCTCACGCCGATGATGGTGTTCCTGGGGGTGATGAGCCACGTGGCGAGCGATGCGGGGTACATCATCCTGCCGCCGCTGGCCGGCGCGCTGTACGCGGCCGTGGGGCGGCCGCCGCTCGCGGGCATCGCCGCGGCCTTCGCGGGCGTCGCCGGCGGCTTCTCGGCGAACCTGCTGATCTCGTCGACCGATGCCCTGGTGGCGCCGCTGACGGAGCGCGGGGCGCGGATGCTGGACGCGAACTACTCGGTGCTGGTGACGTGCAACTGGTTCTTCCTGGCGGCCTCCGCGTTCCTGCTGACCTTGGCGGGGTGGGTGGTGACGGCGAAGCTCGTGGAGCCGCGGCTGAAGGCGCAGGCGGAGGCACGGGCCGCGGCGGTGGCATCGGCCGGGGCCGAGGCGGAAGTGGAGTCGCAGCAGCTGGGCGCGCCGGAGAAGCGGGGGCTGCGGGCCGCGGCGATCGCGGCGGTGGTGACGCTGGCGGGGCTGGCTTCGCTGATGTTCGCGCCGGGTGCGCCGCTGTCGGGGACGATGCCCGCGCCGGCGCCAGCGTTCGGACCAATCCCGGTGCGGCCCGCGGCGACCGAGGGGACCTTCACGAAGGCAGGCGATGCACCCGAGGGGCAGCGGTCGATCCCGGGTTCGTTCGCGGTGAAGCCGGGGACGACCCTCGAAGCGGAGGGCCCCGAGGGCCAGCGCGGCACGTTCAGGGTGAAGTCGGGTGATGAACTGACGGGCACCTTCGATCAGGGGCCGGCGGCGCAGCCACGGTGGTCGCAGGCGATCGTGCCGTTCATCCTGATCGCGTTCGTGGTGCCGGCGATCGCGTACGGGATCACCACGGGAGCCATCAAGAAGCACAGCGACATCACCAAGGGCTTCGTGCACGCGATGACGAGCATGGCGCCGGTGATCGCGATGGCGTTCTTCGCGGCCCAGTTCATCGAGTGCTTCCGGTACTCGCAGCTGGACGCGATGATCGCGAACGCGGGGGGCAAGGCGCTGGCCGCGGCGGCGCTGCCGGCGCCGGTAATGCTGGTAGCGTTGGTGCTGCTGATCGTGGTGGTGGACCTGCTGATCGCGTCGATGAGCGCGAAGTGGACGGCGCTGGCGCCCATTCTGGTCCCGATGATGATGATGGCGGGCATCAGCCCCGAGCTCACCCAGGCCGCGTACCGCGTAGGCGACTCGGTGGCGAACATCGTGACGCCGCTGAACAGCTACATCATCGTGATCCTGGCGGCCGTGCAGCGGTACCGCAAGGACGCGGGCATCGGCAACCTGATCGCGATCATGCTGCCGTACTCGGTGTCGTTCTTCGTGGTGTGGACGGGGTTCCTGCTGCTGTGGGTGGCGCTGGATATTCCGCTGGGGCCGGGCGCGCCGCTGTGGTACACGCCGGGGCAGTGA
- the secG gene encoding preprotein translocase subunit SecG, with the protein MLVLGLAHWLTGVLIVGFLAVCVLMVLTVLIQKPQGGGLASAFGGGGAGSGQTAFGTKTGDALTIFTIIVFALYVGLAIVLNYVARPSVAVQPTITAPADGTGATPPTDAVPVTTGAPAPVTTGAPATTGTTPAPVTPAPTDGVPANPAPANTTPAPAADPAATTPTPPTPPPASNPPAPTNPTTPPGGQ; encoded by the coding sequence ATGCTTGTGCTTGGGCTTGCTCATTGGTTGACGGGCGTGCTGATCGTCGGGTTCCTGGCGGTCTGCGTGCTGATGGTGCTGACGGTGCTGATCCAGAAGCCGCAGGGCGGCGGGCTGGCGAGCGCGTTCGGCGGCGGCGGGGCGGGGTCGGGGCAGACGGCCTTCGGCACCAAGACTGGCGACGCCCTGACCATTTTTACGATCATCGTGTTCGCGCTGTACGTGGGGCTGGCGATCGTGCTGAACTACGTGGCGCGGCCCTCGGTCGCGGTGCAGCCGACCATTACGGCGCCGGCGGATGGGACGGGCGCGACGCCGCCGACCGATGCTGTTCCGGTGACGACGGGGGCTCCGGCCCCGGTGACGACGGGGGCGCCCGCGACGACGGGGACGACGCCCGCGCCGGTGACGCCTGCTCCGACGGACGGCGTCCCCGCCAATCCTGCTCCGGCGAACACCACGCCTGCGCCCGCGGCTGATCCGGCGGCGACCACCCCCACCCCCCCCACTCCTCCTCCGGCGAGCAACCCGCCGGCCCCCACGAACCCCACGACGCCGCCCGGCGGCCAGTAA